ataattcacttgatttacaaatttaaaaattagatgagacacatggtacaaaattatacttcaatttagaatttaatttgattttctctcaattttggttattagtaatatatatatatatatatatatatatattatttttaaaaataatggaaAGAAAATGGTGACATGGCCACTTATGTGACTCAAGTGATGCGTAACAATAATAAGTATTACCCTTTAactttagattttttgttttatttttaaaataagggtatCTAAATCTCTTCAAATATCTCATCATTTTCTTAAATGTATGGTTATTACAAAAAGAAATCCTTTCTGGTAAGAAAGGGCAAAGATAATGTTTTTCATGAATGCAGCCTTGCAATATTCTACGTTGATGTGAAAGATGTTCGGAAAAATATTGATGATTGGCATCCGGACTCCCTAACATGTACTCCACAAGTGATTGCACGAACTCTTCAACATCCTGCTCATATACAAGACGGATTCAACACATTTCAACTTGCACATCTGGGTCACCGCTTTCAAATACAGCCCCAATCTGATTACACCGATTCAACTGAAAAACACGGCGTGGTATGTAAAATACAACAAGTCGTTGCGATGACTCATCAAAAAGGTCTCCAGAGAGGGAAAAGGCCGGGTATGGTGCAAAAGAAACTGAAACACCAGAATAGTGAAGCAAAATTGTTGAATCCAGCTTGTAACCAGCTTGTTTCATCTGAATACCATACAGAGCATATACAGTGAACCCCAACCATGTTGAATTATAGTGCACATCTGGAGGCAACTGCATTTCTATGAAGGGCCCATGTTTTTGACAAGTGAACCAGTTTTGTGGACGGGCAATCTGATGAAAGATATAATCATACAAATGGTTTTGTGCCCAATCTACCTGTAAAATACATAAATGTATGGCGATCAAATGTTCAATAGAATGGTTTGAGagaaaaacatatacaaaaataataagtttagagacaaattttaactttttcttaCAACCACTGAGTTGACATGTTGGATAAACACATGTGAATGAAAGTCTCACATAGAGAAAGAGGAGATATATTGAggaattaatataacataactGGGCCtaaacccataatttttttgctaaaatggAGTTTCTTGAGATATAAGAAGAGACCTGATACAATCTTGAAAGCAATGACTTGAGATTTTGTTTTAGCCAGGGGTCATTGCCTCGTGAATGGCTCATATGATCTTCTATCAATTTTTCATGACCTCGACTGGGGTCATTACAGCTCCTGAAATTTTCTTGCCTTAAGTTTTGTACAAATTCTATCATATCTTGCTCATATAGAATACGTGCACCGCACATTTTAATCTGAATATCCAGTCTCGTGGGTTTAATCAAAGACCCAATGCAACTTCCTCTGTCAGAATGTTCTGTAAACCTCGCATGTGATATGTATAGCCAAAGTCCAAATGAACCAACAAATGTTTCCTTAGGAACCTTAAGGACTAGGGGACAATTTATAAAAACGCCCTCCATGTCGAAATGACAAATAAATTCATGAAAGTATTTTGAATCCTGACCAGGAGAAACATCTTTCAAATTTGGAGGGACTACAAAAATGACACATAGAGCGATCCCTTTCCAACTTCTATTATTGAACAGATTAGGAGGTAATGGGATTCGCACATATGGCCCGCACTCCTTATTCTTGAACCACTCTGAAATTTCAGTTTGAGGTACAACCAGGCAAAAGCCTTTTAGTTGATGAATTTGGCCCTGTAAAATATTAATAGACAAGTAAAAAAGATATTCAATGCGTGCAcgcacatgagagagagagagagagagagagagagagagagagagagacctccATGTATCTTTGCCACAATGATTGTAAGGGCATATTTTGCAAAGTAACATCAGCAATTATGCCTCCTTTATCATCGGCCAAGCCATGGCAATTAATAAAAGTGAATCTTGCTGCACCCGAAGTCCATACGACAACTTGGTTTGAATAATTTTCAAGTGAAGTACATCCTTGTGCCGAAACAAATTGTGTACTTAATGGAAGATATGGCAATGATTGAAGCTTGCTACAATGATCCAAGAAAAGAAGTTTGAGATTTAAAAGCTGAGAAATGCTATAAGGTAAGCGTGTAACACTATTGTTCCCCAAGTTCAGAATGGTTAGTGAGGACAAGTAGCTAAGATCATCAGGGAGAGCACCGTCCAACAGATTAAAGCCATTTAGATCTAGAGATACTAAAGAGCCTAATCCCAAGATTGACTCAGGCAACACCAGACTGATGGGCTCTGGTTCAGGTTGTCGATCAGTGAGATAGGTGTAGGGAAGAGTGAGGGTGGTACCGATTGAGGATAAAGTGGAGATGAGACCACTCAAATACCTTGCTTTTGGTGGTTGAGCCTTACATCCTGATAGAATGAGAGTTTTAAGAGATATCAAACTACAAATAACACTTGGAAAACTTGAAAGGTTTTTGCAGTCTTGAAGATTCAATAAAGTCAAGCCAGTTAGATGCTTGATTGATGATGGTAGTTCTTCTATGGCAGTCCTGTCCAAAGAAAGCTCCAACATGCTTGTCATGTTTCTCCCAATCTTTGGAAACTTCTTGAGTTTTGAACAGCCAGatagaattaaaaatttaagaGAATTCAAGTTGATCTCATGTGGAAGGTTCTCAAGACGCTTACAGTCTTTTAGATTTAATAAGATAAGCCGTTTAAGACCTCCAACAGAATCGTGCAACGCATGCAATCCTATACAACCTTGAAAAATCAACCTTTCAATATTTGGCAATCCCTTGAAGTTAGGAGTCTGGCATAAGTTTTGAGAGTCACTAAGATCGATAAACTTTAGCTTGAGTAAGTTCTGAGATAAAACAATAAGTAAATATAgaaaatttagcaattagtacataataataataaataataacaacaataataatagtaCTAAAACTACATCAAGTGAAAATCGTACACTAAATTCACTTGGAAGTTGCTTAATACTACTGCGATGCATAATGAGCTCAACAAGTTCAGGAGGCTGGAAACTCTTTGGTAATGATTTCAAAGGATAGTCATGCCATTCCAACAAACGTAGCTCATTGGAAAGATTACTAAGACAAGGACGGTGCAGCTTACAAATTTTGAGCAATCTTAATTTATTCATCTTTGAGAGTGGCTCAACATTCAAAACTTCTTGTTCTTCATTTGGAGACAAATTCAGCACCATGCCTTCAATTTGTTCTGTTCCCTAGTAACCAAGAGCAATGAAATTAGTGTAAGGCAAGATACAGCAAAAACTTGCATGAATGGTAGAATTCCATACTGCactgaatttatatatatataatacactTACATTACAGTTCTTTAATACATCAAGGACATCATCACGATGCCATAGCCTACTTTGACATCGAAGCTCTGTTGACTTGTCAGAAAcaattttccaacccatttGTTGTATTAAATGATGCATGCACAATTTCCCCCCTACAATAGTAATTAGAGATTTGTCAATGAGCTTCCTTCTATTATCGTCCGAGTAGCAAACTGATTTTAGTGTATTAGCTACTCGATTCTAGTCCTCCCCTTtgaagaaacatgcaatatccaaaaataattttttctccaaCTCCTCCAATCCATTATATGCTATTTGAAGTTTCTCTAGAATATTTTCATTGGGAATTGCTTTTAGTTGATTCCAAGCACTTTCCCATTCCTCTTTTGTTCTTTTACACAAATGggaacccaaaattttaagaaccAAAGGAATGCCTTGAGCATAAGTGACAAAATCATTgcccaaatataataaatcattttcacGATGAGCTTTGTGGAAGGCATTATAACTAAAAAGTTGTAGAGCTTCGTCATCATTTAGTCCGTTAGCCTTATATACGGTCTGAATTTCATTGCTTTCCGATGAATGTATATCTTTAGTAATTACTATGATTCTACTTTTTGGACCATACCAATCACGCTTCCCTACTAATGCTTCTAACTGTTTTTTTTCAAACACATCATCGACAACAATAAGTACCTTTTTATTCTGTAGTACATTCCTGATTACTTGGATTCCATTATTCACATCCCTTACCCTTAAAGCTCCTTTACTTATATCACAAAGGAGTTGCTCTTGTAATGTCTCTAGGCCGTGTGCTTTAGAAACCTCTTCGACATTTTCGAGAATGCTGCAAGCTTCAAATTGATTATGAATCTGTTCAAATACTAGACGTGCAAGAGTTGTCTTGTCCATTCCACTCTCCCCACATATCCCTATAAAGCGGACATCATTTGAATTCATATCTAGACATGAAATCATTTCCTCAACACAAGAGTCTATTCCAACAAAACCGTCTCCATAAACAGTTGAACATTTATCTTTCAATTCAATAAATATCCAGTCAACAATTTTTCGGATGAACTCTGCCTCAGGCCTATAAGAAAGACAACAAAAATCTTTGTGTCAACACAAACCAATTAGGGATGTAAGCGTTGATGTTCCGCATGTTCATTTCAGAAAAGGAGCTCTAAA
This genomic stretch from Quercus robur chromosome 4, dhQueRobu3.1, whole genome shotgun sequence harbors:
- the LOC126723298 gene encoding disease resistance-like protein DSC1, encoding MHHLIQQMGWKIVSDKSTELRCQSRLWHRDDVLDVLKNCNGTEQIEGMVLNLSPNEEQEVLNVEPLSKMNKLRLLKICKLHRPCLSNLSNELRLLEWHDYPLKSLPKSFQPPELVELIMHRSSIKQLPSEFSNLLKLKFIDLSDSQNLCQTPNFKGLPNIERLIFQGCIGLHALHDSVGGLKRLILLNLKDCKRLENLPHEINLNSLKFLILSGCSKLKKFPKIGRNMTSMLELSLDRTAIEELPSSIKHLTGLTLLNLQDCKNLSSFPSVICSLISLKTLILSGCKAQPPKARYLSGLISTLSSIGTTLTLPYTYLTDRQPEPEPISLVLPESILGLGSLVSLDLNGFNLLDGALPDDLSYLSSLTILNLGNNSVTRLPYSISQLLNLKLLFLDHCSKLQSLPYLPLSTQFVSAQGCTSLENYSNQVVVWTSGAARFTFINCHGLADDKGGIIADVTLQNMPLQSLWQRYMEGQIHQLKGFCLVVPQTEISEWFKNKECGPYVRIPLPPNLFNNRSWKGIALCVIFVVPPNLKDVSPGQDSKYFHEFICHFDMEGVFINCPLVLKVPKETFVGSFGLWLYISHARFTEHSDRGSCIGSLIKPTRLDIQIKMCGARILYEQDMIEFVQNLRQENFRSCNDPSRGHEKLIEDHMSHSRGNDPWLKQNLKSLLSRLYQVDWAQNHLYDYIFHQIARPQNWFTCQKHGPFIEMQLPPDVHYNSTWLGFTVYALYGIQMKQAGYKLDSTILLHYSGVSVSFAPYPAFSLSGDLFDESSQRLVVFYIPRRVFQLNRCNQIGAVFESGDPDVQVEMC
- the LOC126722374 gene encoding disease resistance protein RUN1-like, giving the protein MAVIILSENYASSTWCLEELVKIVECMKGGLKVLPIFYHVDPSHVRHQKETFAVAFDEHGKRLQENPEKVQIWRTALREVTNLSGKTLMNGPEAEFIRKIVDWIFIELKDKCSTVYGDGFVGIDSCVEEMISCLDMNSNDVRFIGICGESGMDKTTLARLVFEQIHNQFEACSILENVEEVSKAHGLETLQEQLLCDISKGALRVRDVNNGIQVIRNVLQNKKVLIVVDDVFEKKQLEALVGKRDWYGPKSRIIVITKDIHSSESNEIQTVYKANGLNDDEALQLFSYNAFHKAHRENDLLYLGNDFVTYAQGIPLVLKILGSHLCKRTKEEWESAWNQLKAIPNENILEKLQIAYNGLEELEKKLFLDIACFFKGED